Sequence from the Ziziphus jujuba cultivar Dongzao chromosome 9, ASM3175591v1 genome:
ACTGTGTTCACTTTTGCTTTCAGGTCGTTCAAGATTGGTAATTGAGGGATACGTGCTTTCATTTCTTCTCTGAAGCCAGAAGTGGAACTCCTACCGATAGCACTGCATGTAGCAGCAGCAGCGGATTCCTTTGCATTATCTTTTGCTTTCTTCGAGATCGTCGTTTTGAGTAAACGAGCCTTTATTTCTGCCTTGTATTGAGAGACTGACCTACTGCTTTTGGGTCTTGCTGTATGTTCAAAGCCATACACTTCCTTTTCTGATTTATCTTCACGAGAGGTTGGATTAACTGTATTCCTGGTTGGTTGTAAACTGTTTTTAGAGACATGGGAGCTCACAGCCAGTCCCAGATACTCTTTGGCCCATTTGTAGACACAACTTAGTTTTCCTTCCAGAGCTTCAACAAGAATATTCAAGTCGCTAATTTCATAACGGAAGAGGAAAAACTTTTCAGTCCAAGCACAAGAGCAGAGCTGCTTTGCATGATTTAGACATGAATATCTGTCTGAAGAACAAGGACAGCCTGCTGCAGCCATATGAAGATCAAAGAAACAAATGCAGCATTCcctttttatggttgcatcaaaacttaaatccatcttcatcaaCTGCGATGAGCTACATAGATATTCTCTCCTGAGGCTTTCACTCTTGACACGTGACTACACAAGAAAGATACAACCATATAAAAGCATTATAGATCAGGTCATTTGCTTTGACCAATATAAATTGCAGAACTAATCGATGCTACATGCAAGATGGCAGAGGAAGGGAcaaagaaattttcaaaatactaTTACTATCTGTTCATTAGTGTTCTCAGGGCTCACGGTTTCCAATCCATGGAAAATGGCAATTAGCATCTGGAGTTCAATACGATACAAGACCCGTGGGATTTATACCATTACCTTAAACGCCTTTGTCAAGATTCCTTCCTTTCCGCAGGCATCTTTCCAACGTAGATTATCTAAGGTGTTCTTCCTACACAGCAGTGAGAGTTCCCACTGTGCCCTGACAGCTTCCTGAGCTGCTCCAAGCAACAGTTTATCGTGGGATATAGATGTCTTCCTCTCCAgcatttgataattttctaCAGCAAGCTGTCCATGAGGCAACCAGTCAAGGGGAGCAAACTTTGCTGCCTCAGAATGATTAAAGCCACAATCAAATCCTGAATGATATGCTCCTGGGAGAACAAGTACAAACTCCCCAGGATTCTGAACGCAACGAAAAACAGGTATTCCCTCTGACTTCAAtatggagggggagaattgtttGGCCTGCATGAGAAATTCATTACCTGAAAGATGAGTATAAGATGATAAACTACAAATGACGTTTATCCTAGAAAATCTTGATTTCCAACCAAAAGTTAGAAACTTTCTTTTGCTGGAAAGTAATAAGATCTCAGAATAGATTCTTTATATCTGATGTACAAGATTTTGGAAGACCAATAGTGTAATTATTATAAAACAAACTATCAACTTAAAAGAAGCAATGATAAGCATAAAGATGAAGTTTTCAGGCATATATCCTAAATAGCACAATATTAGAAACCGAGGATAATAGGTGGattcagaaaaaaacaaaaaggtaacCACCTATTTAACCCAGAATACAAGATGTTTCATACAAACAAGTACATGAACAAAAACTAAAGCTATATTTATCCCATGCCAGTATTTTTGAAGCAACTACATGATAAGAATACTAGGACTCACCAGCCTATAACGTAACTCTGGCTCTGATATATTTGCAACGAAATTCTTCATAGTCTCCTCAAACTTAATACTGCATTTCCCAGGAACAGAATACCATATTCTAGGAGCGCCCATATGCATGTAACATAGTGAGTATAATCTATGTTCTTCAACTCTCTGTTTCCATAGAAGGGAAAGAATTCAAAAAACTTAAAATGCAGATGAGAGAAGCAAACCAAGCCAACCATGTACATCGGTGAAAAGCATAAGGAATTAAATTTCGCAGTGATAGACATGTAAAGAACTCAACATCCAGGCGATGCAAGAGGGCAAACATGGACAACTATCAAGAAACAGACAATTGATTCCCACATAAAAATAGTCCTCAAATCTTACCCAATGAAGAGACGAAAAGCACATTCCTATTCGAGCACGAGGCATTAAAATAGGACAAGTGTAATGGCtttcaaaagaaagaagagaaccAGGTAGTCTAGGTAAATTATTCAAGTTCCATCCAGAATTTACGTTTTCAGGATAACCTGATGCATCTAAAGGATCGGTTACTGCTGGGTATTCACCACCAAAAACATTAGGATCCAAATTGTCACCACAAAGCACCTAAAATACGTAGTAAAATAACATTATAATCAATCCGAAAAAACAGATATTAAGATAAGTCAATCAATTGCTCATTACTTTGAAACAACAAACCTCAATTTCTTCAGTTGGGTTAACAACAATACGGTTATATTCACCTTCAATATTCTCTACTGATGGCTCCCATTGCTTTTGAAATGCAGTTGAACATACGTCTGAATTTCTAACTTTACTTTTGCAGAAATACTGACCCTTGAAATCATCTGCATACTTCTTAAAAGTTTTGAAAGTGAATTCTGGGCCAGGCTTTAGAGCAACTTCACCAAGATATGTGGCATGTCCATTaacaacttccaaatccattttCAAGCTTCTTTTCCTCTTATGTTTCTGGCCTTCAACAGGACTAGATATTTTGTTCTCCAAATATGGAGTTTTAACCCCATCAATCCGCTGAATATGGGTAACAAACATATTATtttcacatattttattttctggatgTTTCCAGGAAGAAGGTGGAACAATACGGCACATTCCATAAGCCTCAACTGTTGAACGAATCTTTGCAATATACTGAACAATGTCTTTGAATTCCTGCAGAAACGCCTAACTTTTAACAAATTATCCTCTGAAATGGAGAAATGTTATTTACGGAGTCACAAAAGTAGACACCTCTCCTGTTGGATGGAAAACAGGAGCCTCTTCAAGGACATTAGCTATTGCATCAACAGGACGCCACCTAGCTGTTACCTATTTGAAGGATTCAATTAGAAAGCAGAAActtcaaaaaaaaggaaacctgAAATGTTAATGCTATTAAAAGTTTCAAGACCAATGGAAATCAGAGAACCAAATTAATTGAATCTATATAGTGAAATTtaaaggaagggaaaaaaaagaaaagaaaaaaaaaagcaatctgGACATCCACAGGAAGGCAAATTCTTTAAGGAAAATCCTGCaacatgataaaaaataatatatggcaATAAGTTTTCCACTTGTAAATCCTATGGTAACTCTCAACAGAGAGGCAACAAAGAAAGTGCtgcccaaataaataaaataaaaaataaaaaataaaatccagaGAAGTGGATGTTTGTGAATGTCTAACAACAAATGTTTTCACTACAACTTCTAAAGATAATAATAGAAGTATGTTGACCATGCCTTCAATGACAAAAACGATACAGATGAGCTGTAACAACAACCCTGCCACCCTCACGCACACAGATGTACAAAGAAAATGCAAACACTCAGACGAGGAGAGAAGAAAGCCCCGAAAACTCCAATGCcctcaaattttcatttttgatacGTTGGTTGCCCAAATTCCATTTAGTAAGTTGGCCAACTTAATAAAGGAGGTGCACATGAAGAATTCCCTATAATAAAACCCATGAACCGATGAAAGAATTAACAAGAGTACAAGTTTCGTTTACATCCTTGCTAGATTCTAAACTATTGAATCATCAACTCAATCCTACCTAAGAACATTAGTTAAAAATTTTCCGTTACTTCCATCTATGTCAATAGTAACAAAATCTTGTTAAtgataatatcaattttatttccaATGGCCAAATTAACTGCACCAGCTTCCTCTCAGCATTTCCTTGCTAATGTATTCATCCTATATATCAACTCATACATCCTCTTACACTATGACTTGGTTATACAACAAAGAAATATTGGCATGCAGTCTACAATTCCATCTCATTCATCATCCTCAACAAATCTTAAACTGGCAGATATATAAAAAGGCTGAGAATAAACACCATGTAGCAAACCTAGCAGACTAGTCCATATTGCAATAGTGGTATTTTGGcagtggaaaataaataatgctGCAtcctaaataaaatattaggcATTAACAAGAGAATGACCATATGACAATGTTCAGAGTCGGATACCTCTGAGTTGTGATTCGCTGGGTCAATGATAATCCTTGGTATTTGCCTAAGAGTCTTTTTCAGCATAGCATTGTCATTCACACCAGACATGCTGTCCAAATAGGTTGGCTTTCGTGTAGATGAATCCAGAAATTCCTTGGAATTATTGGCTTCTTCAATCTTTCCTACCCTCTTCAGGATGAAAGACGTAAGAGACACAAAACCTGGAGGAGCTGAAAGATCGTCCATATTCTCATTATTGAGATGAGATGTTTGGTGTTTTTTGCTCATTGTTTACTGCAAGGGTaaagagtgaaaaagaaaagaaaatataaaattagaaaaaccacAACGGTGCAATTGATGGGTAGATTAATTGAACAGTCTTAAGTAGCACATATAGAAGATAAAGATTGTGTTCAATGACCAACTTCACAGCTGAAATTTGCTTAACAGTTCACACAAGTCCACTTCTGAAAGTAGAGGGCATAAATTAATTGTCTTCAGAAAGCATTGAATGCTCACATACTTCCCTCTCTTCTCTTCACCTTCGCAGCAAGAACAAATCCCTCATATAGGTAAAATACTAAAAGCTCAACTTCCACTGAGTaaacaggaaaaagaaaaacatggaGAACTAGAACTTTCCCATAATGTTGGCTGCATCAAATGCAAGTGTAATAAAAAGTCATTCATTATTTCCatttaaaagagagagaaaaagagagatagaGGAAGCAAGGTGATAAAATCACAGcattaagaaaattgaaaaagggCAACACAAAAGGAGTGCATATTTCAGTAATTAACATAGAAGAGCGGTATGACACAGCGCAACAAAGGAAGGAGCTTGCAAAACTAAGCAAGGGATGCCATTAAGCACGAAAGAAAGGGGCAGGACCAGCAAGTAAGAATCCTACCAAGACCGTGCATACCCATAAGTCAATGTAATAAGAAGTCCCAACCCAGTTAACCAATCAGCGCGTCAAGACATGGGTTTTCTCCCAATTCGATCACAAACACCAAAAAGACTAAGAAACCACTAACGTAAAAAACCAACTTCGCTCAACGACTCCATGAAGTAGAAGCTTTCCaaatatgttttcaaaataaaaaataaaaattccaacttTATAAAGGAAACGAAATTCGTGGTGGCTAAAATCACGTACCCGAAATGTAATCCGAGAAAAGAAGCGTTTGCAAAAGCTTGAACGAAGATCCACAGTATCAAAAGCCATGGCCACTAACTCCACGAACAGCAGTTTTCGGACAAAGTAAGAATACAAACGAAGGAAAAACAGAAAGGCTAAAGACGAAAACCCATCAGTATTTTGAACAAAGAAGATTCACCATTTCcaagacaaataataataataataataattaaaaaccgaaaaaacaaaatcaaataattggAAATTACATTGGGGTTTTCATCCTCGCACTGTGTCTAATCCTCGATTTGCCGCTTGTTCCCCTTCCCTCCAATTTtacacatttttgtttttgccttTTTAAGTTGATAACTatgaaaaagtatatatttaacaaaaactatgaaaaagtatattcttaaaatatttcttaaaactaaaagaaatttctctttttattaACTTTATGAAAGAAAGGTTGTAGTTGAACAGCGTTAACTTACACTACATAATATTGGGCTGATTTCGGGACAAAAAATATATTGGGCTGATTTtggaaagtttttattaattattttttgtttctgtttacatttcaaatttattttttttttttcataaaaccaATTCAAATCACCAGCGCTAGGAAGGACAAGGGTGAGTCTGGAAGTTTCAAAATGCTTatcaatagaaaaaataataataataataataataactttatttttgggtatatgtgtgtgtgtgtgtttgtatgtATCATTTAATGCGGTGTATATAATAATCAAGCAAAGCGCATGTAGGCATGGATTGGGCTTTAGACCCATACACGGGTCACCGGACGTCCGGGTTCTAAAATAAGATTCTACAAAATTTCATCTATTTATATCATGAACATTATCTTTGTaacttttattatcaaaaagattatctttgtttcttgttttgtttttgtttttatttttatttttggtaaatatatgcCGTATCTTTGTTGTAAGCATATAAGATAATCATCAAGACTCAGGAATTGTATATTCCGAAAGAATTGTATTAATagtccaattttttaaaaccattATTATCTCGTGTACAAgataagaatatatttattttatattttgcattaaaaaaGATGAAATACTATCAAAAGTACTCTTTTGTAATTATATGTTTTGATGCATAtgagtatattttttttatttccttattatatgttttattttattgtttatccAGATGATAATTATAaagcattatttatttatttatttttgcttcaaTAATTGCGATCTTAATTTATTCTCTTGAATCATGTTCTTTTGACAAAAACCAGATTCgttaaattaaacaaatgatccaataatttaaagtaCACTCATCATATATCCATAGAATTCTTGTCATtagttttccatatttttttaattttatatttttatataaaatttagtatttatatatattttttaaaaaatttgttttaattataagtGTCCCCTCCTCGGCTGATATTAAAGGCACACTTCTCCATATCTGGATGGTGCATTTTTTAagaggtgtattcaatttaaagtttaatggatttaaaataagttataaaCTTTGAAAGATTTGATTGCTTGTTATGGAATTTCatatattctataaataattCAGAAGAATCGAACAAAATCTTTAAGATTAAGGTTGGATttcatattaacaatttttttgacaattttacttttaaaatccttttaaattcattaaaatccattattttttaaaatcttttaaaatcaatgattttttgaatacctgtagattttaaaagaattttacaaaattctaattgaatacaactgaattttaatagatttttataaaatttattaaaatctgaattgaatattatCGAACTTTTATGGActtctttaaaatctaaattgaatacttctaaatttctatatactttaaaatctttcaaattctaaattgaatacatcctcttaaagttttataaaaaaagaactaTGGTCAAGAAGGAAAGCGAACATCTCCCCTTACCTGATCGAGCCTTTTGTAGAGATGTATACAATTATAACTAGTCTAataaaatcaatgaattttatcCAGTTTAATTTTATTGGATGGTTCCAATTACATTTTGAATT
This genomic interval carries:
- the LOC107425744 gene encoding putative lysine-specific demethylase JMJ16 isoform X1, with protein sequence MSKKHQTSHLNNENMDDLSAPPGFVSLTSFILKRVGKIEEANNSKEFLDSSTRKPTYLDSMSGVNDNAMLKKTLRQIPRIIIDPANHNSEVTARWRPVDAIANVLEEAPVFHPTGEEFKDIVQYIAKIRSTVEAYGMCRIVPPSSWKHPENKICENNMFVTHIQRIDGVKTPYLENKISSPVEGQKHKRKRSLKMDLEVVNGHATYLGEVALKPGPEFTFKTFKKYADDFKGQYFCKSKVRNSDVCSTAFQKQWEPSVENIEGEYNRIVVNPTEEIEVLCGDNLDPNVFGGEYPAVTDPLDASGYPENVNSGWNLNNLPRLPGSLLSFESHYTCPILMPRARIGMCFSSLHWRVEEHRLYSLCYMHMGAPRIWYSVPGKCSIKFEETMKNFVANISEPELRYRLAKQFSPSILKSEGIPVFRCVQNPGEFVLVLPGAYHSGFDCGFNHSEAAKFAPLDWLPHGQLAVENYQMLERKTSISHDKLLLGAAQEAVRAQWELSLLCRKNTLDNLRWKDACGKEGILTKAFKSRVKSESLRREYLCSSSQLMKMDLSFDATIKRECCICFFDLHMAAAGCPCSSDRYSCLNHAKQLCSCAWTEKFFLFRYEISDLNILVEALEGKLSCVYKWAKEYLGLAVSSHVSKNSLQPTRNTVNPTSREDKSEKEVYGFEHTARPKSSRSVSQYKAEIKARLLKTTISKKAKDNAKESAAAATCSAIGRSSTSGFREEMKARIPQLPILNDLKAKVNTVEPKDISSTAKGKSVLPMELISEVSASSSETSSSESED
- the LOC107425744 gene encoding putative lysine-specific demethylase JMJ16 isoform X2; translated protein: MCRIVPPSSWKHPENKICENNMFVTHIQRIDGVKTPYLENKISSPVEGQKHKRKRSLKMDLEVVNGHATYLGEVALKPGPEFTFKTFKKYADDFKGQYFCKSKVRNSDVCSTAFQKQWEPSVENIEGEYNRIVVNPTEEIEVLCGDNLDPNVFGGEYPAVTDPLDASGYPENVNSGWNLNNLPRLPGSLLSFESHYTCPILMPRARIGMCFSSLHWRVEEHRLYSLCYMHMGAPRIWYSVPGKCSIKFEETMKNFVANISEPELRYRLAKQFSPSILKSEGIPVFRCVQNPGEFVLVLPGAYHSGFDCGFNHSEAAKFAPLDWLPHGQLAVENYQMLERKTSISHDKLLLGAAQEAVRAQWELSLLCRKNTLDNLRWKDACGKEGILTKAFKSRVKSESLRREYLCSSSQLMKMDLSFDATIKRECCICFFDLHMAAAGCPCSSDRYSCLNHAKQLCSCAWTEKFFLFRYEISDLNILVEALEGKLSCVYKWAKEYLGLAVSSHVSKNSLQPTRNTVNPTSREDKSEKEVYGFEHTARPKSSRSVSQYKAEIKARLLKTTISKKAKDNAKESAAAATCSAIGRSSTSGFREEMKARIPQLPILNDLKAKVNTVEPKDISSTAKGKSVLPMELISEVSASSSETSSSESED